Genomic DNA from Ruminococcus sp. OA3:
TACTTCCATGGAGGAAGATTTTGCGCAGTGGTATACGGATATTGTAAAAAAGGCAGAGCTGATTGACTATACAAGCGTAAAAGGCTGTATGGTAATCAAACCGGCTGGATATGCGATCTGGGAAAATATTCAGCATGAGCTTGACAGACGGTTTAAAGAGACGGGAGTTGAGAATGTATATCTTCCGATGTTTATTCCTGAAAGCCTTCTGCAAAAAGAAAAGGACCATGTGGAAGGCTTTGCGCCTGAGGTTGCATGGGTGACACACGGCGGACTGGAACCGCTTCAGGAGCGTCTCTGTGTCAGGCCGACTTCCGAGACATTGTTCTGTGACCTGTACGCCAAGGATGTCCATTCTCACAGGGATCTTCCGAAGCTGTACAATCAGTGGTGCTCTGTTGTGCGCTGGGAAAAGACGACGAGACCGTTCCTCCGCTCCAGAGAATTCTTATGGCAGGAAGGCCATACTGCACATGCAACGGCAAAAGAGGCAGAAGAACGTACGATCATGATGCTGAATGTGTATGCAGATTTCTGCGAGGAAGTGCTGGCTATTCCTGTGATCAAAGGAAGAAAGACGGATAAGGAAAAGTTTGCCGGGGCAGAGGCAACGTATACAATTGAATCCCTGATGCATGATGGTAAGGCACTCCAGTCCGGAACCAGTCATAACTTTGGGGATGGGTTTGCACAGGCATTCGGTATCCAGTATGCCGATAAAGATAACCAGTTGAAATACGTACATCAGACCTCATGGGGCATGACGACTCGTATGATCGGAGCTATCATTATGGTACATGGAGACAACAGCGGACTGGTATTGCCTCCGCGCATTGCACCCGTGCAGGTAATGGTCATTCCGATCCAGCAGAAAAAAGAAGGCGTTCTGGATATGGCGGACAAAGTCTGCAGCAGTCTGAGGGCATCGGGTGTTCGAGCACGACTGGATGATTCGGATAAGAGCCCGGGCTGGAAATTCTCAGAGCAGGAAATGAGAGGAATACCAGTGCGTATCGAGCTGGGACCGAAGGATATAGAAAATGGTCAGGCTGTGCTGGTTCGCCGTGATACAAGAGAAAAGACTGTTGTGGCACTTGACGAGGCTGCAGCAAAAGCACAGGAACTGCTCGTGACGATTCAGAAGGATATGCTGGACAGAGCGAGGGAACACCGTGATTCCCATACCTACGTGGCACAGGATTATGAAAGCTTCCGGAAAACAATTGAAGAGAAACCGGGGTTTGTTAAGGCTATGTGGTGCGGCTGCCAGGAATGTGAGGAAAAGATCAAAGAGGAGACACAGGCAACGTCCAGATGCATACCGTTTGAGCAGGAACAGATCGCTGATACCTGTGTCTGCTGTGGAAAACCGGCAGTGAAGATGGTGTACTGGGGTAAAGCATATTAATCTTAAGGAGAGTGCGTATGAGACTGAGACTGCCGCCGGCGGTTTGGATGATCATTGACAAGCTTACACAGAGTGGATATGAGGCATATGCTGTCGGGGGGTGTGTGAGGGACAGTGTACTGGACCGCTCACCGGATGA
This window encodes:
- the proS gene encoding proline--tRNA ligase: MAKEKKLVEAITSMEEDFAQWYTDIVKKAELIDYTSVKGCMVIKPAGYAIWENIQHELDRRFKETGVENVYLPMFIPESLLQKEKDHVEGFAPEVAWVTHGGLEPLQERLCVRPTSETLFCDLYAKDVHSHRDLPKLYNQWCSVVRWEKTTRPFLRSREFLWQEGHTAHATAKEAEERTIMMLNVYADFCEEVLAIPVIKGRKTDKEKFAGAEATYTIESLMHDGKALQSGTSHNFGDGFAQAFGIQYADKDNQLKYVHQTSWGMTTRMIGAIIMVHGDNSGLVLPPRIAPVQVMVIPIQQKKEGVLDMADKVCSSLRASGVRARLDDSDKSPGWKFSEQEMRGIPVRIELGPKDIENGQAVLVRRDTREKTVVALDEAAAKAQELLVTIQKDMLDRAREHRDSHTYVAQDYESFRKTIEEKPGFVKAMWCGCQECEEKIKEETQATSRCIPFEQEQIADTCVCCGKPAVKMVYWGKAY